Below is a window of Mucilaginibacter ginkgonis DNA.
AGTCATATTTGCCGTCAACGTAAAACTCCGACGCAGCACAATCAAACGCCAGGAAAATGTCTTTTCCCGGTACATAGCCCGCCTTCTCGATAGCTTTTAAAATGGTTTCAACGCCATCCTCTGTACCGTCAAAGGTCGGTGCAAAACCACCTTCGTCGCCCACTGCTGTAGAAAGGCCTCGGTCATGCAAGATCTTCTTCAGGTTGTGGAACACCTCTGTACCCCAGCGCAATGCTTCAGAAAATGACGGTGCGCCTGCAGGCATGATCATAAACTCCTGGAATGCGATAGGCGCGTCTGAGTGAGAACCACCGTTAACGATGTTCATCATTGGAATAGGCAATGTGTTGGCGTTAACCCCACCTACATAGCGGTACAACGGCTGACGGCTTTCTTGTGCTGCAGCTTTAGCCACTGCTAAAGAAACACCTAAAATTGCGTTAGCCCCTAATTTACCTTTATTTTCTGTACCGTCTAATTCTATCATTAATGCGTCGATAGCGTTTTGCTCAAAAACGTCTACGCCTTGCAGTTCTTTAGCAATTATATCATTTACGTTGGCAACGGCGGTTAACACGCCTTTGCCCATAAATTTAGATTTGTCGTTGTCACGAAGTTCTACCGCCTCATGCGCACCTGTTGATGCACCAGACGGAACAGCGGCACGGCCTAATGCGCCGTTTTCTGTCAAAACTTCAACCTCAATGGTAGGATTGCCGCGCGAATCGAGTATCTGGCGGGCGTGAACGTCAATAATTAAGCTCATGTGTAGTCAGTTTTTAATGGTCATTGTAAAAATTTACAAATCGGTTGCTAAGTTAAAGCAAAAACGGAAAATCGAAAGTTTATTTGTGTTTAATGGACACTTTGAGAATTTGTATTCAAGAATTTACACTTCCCACTTGAACGTCTTTATTGCAACAGCATAAACTAATTAATACCAACAGGTTATTCAGGCCAGATCTTTTTTAGTTTTATAGTATAAATTCTTTTTGTTCGATATGTCAAAACTTTTGCGGTCATGTGATTGAAATCGACGCTATTAGCAATCAATTTATCTCCCATAGCTTCGAAATCGTAATGGTCCGTTACATAGCAAAGCTTTGATATTGAATGGAATAAAACATTCCAGGTTACGCCAGTTGGAAGGTCATAGACTTCGTAGCTTATAAATTGTAAGGGTTGTTTTATTCGCTGCCTTTTAAATTCAATACTGTGATCTCTGTTCTTAACCCTATATAGTTCGCGTGTTTCTTTACCAACTTTCAATAGTAGCCTATAATAAAAGACATTTTTCCCTGCTGTTAACGAACTATCAATTTCAAGTTTGGGAATGGCGTGTTCTTGGTACTTACGTAATGTTTTCGGTTGATTACAAATGAAAATTAAACAAAAAGTTGCTATTCCAAATATCGATTTTGTTACTTGCCAGTGCTCTAAACTTCCCACTTGAACGTCTTGATTGCCACGCCATAGATCACCACACCCCATGCTAAAAGGATCAATAACTCTTTGCCAACGTCACCAATTCCGGCGCCCTCGAAAGCCACTTGGCGCATAGCATTATTGAGATGCGTAAGCGGTAACACTTCGCTAATGTGTTGTAATATTTTTGGGAACGCGCTGGTTGAGAAGAAAGTGCCCGATAATAAGAACTGTGGTAAAGTGATGAGGTTTGATATCGGCGGAACTGAACTTTCATTCTTAGCCAGGCCCGACACCGTAAAACCAAAACCCATAAAAATCAGCAAACCAAAGAACGCCAGGATGAGCATGTTTATGACCGTTGTCCAGCCATGTATCAACGTAAAGCCAAATGCATAATGGCCGATGAGGATAATGAACAAGGCACCGGTTAAACCAAAGGTGATCCGTGCAAGCATCTCGCCAAGGATGATGCTATAACGTTTTACCGGAGTGGCAAAAAAGCGTTTGATCACCAGCGTTTGCCTTAAACTAAGGAATACGAAGGCTGTGCCGAACACACCCGTGCTTAACAATGAGAAACCAAGCTGCCCGGGTAATATAAAATCAATGTATTTGTACTCGCGGCCGCTTACTGTTTCTTCTTTGAGCGAAACAACCGGCGGAGGCGCTGTACTAACCGCACTATTTATTCTGAATAAAATACTGTTTAACAAAGACTTAAGGATATTGCCTTTCTCTAATGAAGCTTTGGTGTACTTAACGTTTACCACATACGGAGGTTGGGCATTCTGTTTTTTAATGTCGATGACCGCGTCGAGACTGCCCTTTTCGAGGTTCTTTTTAAGCAGGCTGTCGGTTAATTGAGTATTTAAACGCACCACACTAACGGTCGTCAACGCTTTGTAGATAGGGCTCAACGTATCAGCACCTTTCGCGACACCTACATCTACCGTTACACCGCCCCCGCCGATATTGGCAAATACAACGATGAAGATGAGCGGAAAAGCCAGTGTAAATACCACGGCCGATGGGCTGCGCAGTATAGATCTTAAACTTGCCCTGGCTATGGCAAGCGTGGCGTTTAAATTGCTGTATGGTTTTTGGTTACTCATTTTACCTCTCCCCAACCCTCTCCAAAGGAGAGGGAGTTTTAAAATTTGATTTGATTAATTGTGATGCCAAGGTCTATGGTCTATCAGCTATTAGCTAATTCTCTCTCCACTCCTTACCCGTGAGGTTTATAAATACATCCTCGAGGTTAGCGTTCTTCACTTCCTTTTTACGCTCAAAGCCCGATGCTACCAGGTTATCAATAAATTTATCGGGTGTGTCTATGCCGATGATCTGCCCGCCGTCTACAAAGGCAACACGGTCGCACAGCACCTCTGCTTCATCCATATAATGGGTGGTGATAACTACTGTGGTGCCTGCAGCGCGAATATCGCGTATCAGGTCCCAAAGGTTGCGGCGTGCCTGCGGATCAAGGCCGGTAGTAGGTTCGTCCAGGAAAACAATGCGCGGTGAGTTAATGAGTGTCGTAGCTATTGAGAACCGCTGCTTTTGCCCGCCCGAAAGGTCTTTGTATTTGGCTTTGGCTTTATCAGTGAGCGCCACCTTCTCCAGCATTTCCATAGGGCTTACCTCCACCCCATACAAACCACAGAAAAGTTTAACTAACTCCGCAAGGTTAAGGTTAGGGTAATATCCCGCAGCCTGTAACTGTACGCCAATGCGCTTTTTAATGTTACCCGGGTCGGCATCAACGTTGTAGCCGTCGACGATCACCTCGCCAGAGGTTTTATCACGTAAGGTTTCAATAATTTCGAGCGTGGTGGTTTTGCCGGCTCCGTTGGGGCCAAGCAAGCCGAATATTTCGCCTTCAAAAACTTCGAAACTGATGCCATTTACCGCAGTAAAATCATCGTACTTTTTTACCAGGTTACTTACCTTGATAATGGGGTCTTTTACCATACGCTAAATGTAATATTTAGCCGGGTAAAAATTGAGAGAATTTTTCGGAACCGTTATTTCTTCTTCGGCCCTTTTTTCAGTTCGCTTTCAGATTTTAAAACGGTTT
It encodes the following:
- the eno gene encoding phosphopyruvate hydratase, with protein sequence MSLIIDVHARQILDSRGNPTIEVEVLTENGALGRAAVPSGASTGAHEAVELRDNDKSKFMGKGVLTAVANVNDIIAKELQGVDVFEQNAIDALMIELDGTENKGKLGANAILGVSLAVAKAAAQESRQPLYRYVGGVNANTLPIPMMNIVNGGSHSDAPIAFQEFMIMPAGAPSFSEALRWGTEVFHNLKKILHDRGLSTAVGDEGGFAPTFDGTEDGVETILKAIEKAGYVPGKDIFLAFDCAASEFYVDGKYDYTKFEGNKGAIRTSEEQAEYLASLAAKYPIISIEDGMAEDDWDGWKTLTEKVGDKVQLVGDDLFVTNVKRLQQGIDQDIANSILVKVNQIGSLTETINAVSLAQTNGYTSVMSHRSGETEDATIADLAVALNCGQIKTGSASRSDRIAKYNQLLRIEEELGANAKFIGKDFKYVKNR
- a CDS encoding ABC transporter permease; this encodes MSNQKPYSNLNATLAIARASLRSILRSPSAVVFTLAFPLIFIVVFANIGGGGVTVDVGVAKGADTLSPIYKALTTVSVVRLNTQLTDSLLKKNLEKGSLDAVIDIKKQNAQPPYVVNVKYTKASLEKGNILKSLLNSILFRINSAVSTAPPPVVSLKEETVSGREYKYIDFILPGQLGFSLLSTGVFGTAFVFLSLRQTLVIKRFFATPVKRYSIILGEMLARITFGLTGALFIILIGHYAFGFTLIHGWTTVINMLILAFFGLLIFMGFGFTVSGLAKNESSVPPISNLITLPQFLLSGTFFSTSAFPKILQHISEVLPLTHLNNAMRQVAFEGAGIGDVGKELLILLAWGVVIYGVAIKTFKWEV
- a CDS encoding ABC transporter ATP-binding protein, producing the protein MVKDPIIKVSNLVKKYDDFTAVNGISFEVFEGEIFGLLGPNGAGKTTTLEIIETLRDKTSGEVIVDGYNVDADPGNIKKRIGVQLQAAGYYPNLNLAELVKLFCGLYGVEVSPMEMLEKVALTDKAKAKYKDLSGGQKQRFSIATTLINSPRIVFLDEPTTGLDPQARRNLWDLIRDIRAAGTTVVITTHYMDEAEVLCDRVAFVDGGQIIGIDTPDKFIDNLVASGFERKKEVKNANLEDVFINLTGKEWREN